Proteins co-encoded in one Christiangramia fulva genomic window:
- a CDS encoding 2-hydroxyacid dehydrogenase, whose product MKIAVFSTKTYDQEYFERYKTNTDTEFVYFETALNHHTANLTSGFEGVCVFVNDKVDEDTIQVLAQNGIKLIALRCAGFNNVDIKAAKERQIKVVRVPAYSPEAVAEHAVALILTLNRKTHKAYNRIREGNFSLNRLIGFNLHGKTVGVIGTGKIGATFCNIMKGFGCKVMAYDKYESDELKSSGIEYKALEEVFKEADIISLHCPLTPETKHIINTRSLSLMKDGIMIINTSRGALINTADIIEGLSSRKVGYLGIDVYEQEETIFYKDLSESIIPDDLILRLISFPNVLITSHQAYFTKEAMEQITKTTLTNIEDFKEGKHLKNEIL is encoded by the coding sequence ATGAAAATAGCTGTTTTCAGTACCAAAACTTATGACCAGGAATATTTTGAGAGATATAAAACCAATACAGATACTGAATTTGTCTATTTTGAAACAGCTTTAAATCACCACACTGCGAATTTAACTTCAGGTTTTGAGGGCGTTTGCGTTTTTGTAAATGATAAGGTTGATGAAGATACCATTCAGGTACTGGCTCAAAATGGAATAAAGTTAATTGCCCTGAGATGCGCAGGTTTTAATAATGTTGATATAAAAGCGGCAAAAGAAAGGCAAATTAAAGTAGTGCGGGTGCCGGCATACTCCCCTGAAGCAGTCGCTGAACATGCGGTGGCCCTTATTCTGACGCTGAACAGGAAAACCCATAAAGCCTATAACCGAATTCGGGAAGGCAACTTTTCTTTAAACAGGCTCATTGGGTTTAATCTTCATGGAAAGACCGTGGGAGTGATAGGAACAGGAAAAATAGGCGCTACTTTTTGTAATATTATGAAGGGCTTTGGTTGTAAGGTCATGGCTTATGACAAATATGAATCGGATGAATTAAAAAGTTCCGGAATTGAATACAAGGCTCTCGAAGAGGTATTTAAAGAAGCCGATATTATCTCCCTTCACTGCCCGCTTACCCCTGAAACAAAACATATCATTAATACCCGATCTTTATCTCTGATGAAAGACGGAATTATGATCATCAACACCAGCCGTGGAGCCCTGATCAATACTGCCGATATTATCGAAGGTCTTTCCAGCAGGAAAGTCGGATACCTGGGAATAGATGTTTACGAGCAGGAGGAAACAATTTTTTATAAAGACCTTTCGGAAAGTATCATTCCCGATGACCTTATTTTGAGGCTAATCAGTTTTCCAAACGTTTTGATCACCTCTCATCAGGCCTATTTCACTAAAGAAGCCATGGAGCAGATCACAAAAACCACTCTTACTAATATTGAAGATTTTAAGGAGGGAAAGCATTTAAAGAACGAGATCTTATAA
- a CDS encoding adenylate/guanylate cyclase domain-containing protein, which produces MFFLIFCGVNLYSQDQVTADSLEMVYSKTNLPAAEKLKVLYYIASNETDPSTKLRYSQELIKLSKETDSLKYLGYGIYERGNAYKLRGDFGEALQNYFDMAKIANSLDSKRFLAVANLSVADVYSKMSNLEQAVKYYDESIKTFRELSDTSRTASALFNLGDAYLKNDNPNKAFQYFQESQKLFKSINDTMGVAYNKGSIGVIYAIRGENEKAEENIHQAVETLEKLELFDAISEYLSDMSDVYENKGDEQKATDFALMSLDIAKTYGFKDQISKADLQLSRLYENAGDIPSSYQFYKDHIHYRDSVSNVAMVQEMEGLRADYEIAQKQMEVNLLNEKQKSQKIAVLAVSTAGVLIALLAFGLYRRNRFIKRTNVIIEEEKNRSNNLLLNILPEETASELKENGHVRAKKFENVSILFADFQKFTHYAEKLSPERLIEIVDYYFSAFDEIMDKHGLEKIKTIGDRYMAVAGLHSAGDEDAYKLVLASFDMLEFVENAKENQQFPDTHFDVRIGINTGPVVAGVVGTKKFAYDIWGDAVNIASRMESSSTAGRINISEHTYALVKDRFICKYRGEIEVKNRGFLKMYYVNGIKPKQASTS; this is translated from the coding sequence ATGTTTTTTTTGATCTTTTGCGGAGTAAACCTTTATTCCCAGGATCAGGTGACGGCCGATAGCCTGGAAATGGTATATTCAAAAACTAATTTACCTGCAGCCGAAAAGCTTAAAGTTCTATATTATATCGCTTCTAATGAAACGGATCCCTCCACGAAATTAAGGTACAGCCAGGAACTCATCAAATTGTCAAAAGAAACGGACTCTTTAAAATACCTTGGCTATGGAATATATGAACGGGGTAATGCCTACAAATTAAGAGGCGATTTCGGTGAGGCTCTGCAGAATTATTTTGATATGGCGAAAATAGCCAATAGCCTTGACAGCAAAAGGTTTCTGGCCGTTGCCAACCTCTCTGTCGCCGATGTATATTCGAAAATGTCTAATTTGGAACAGGCCGTAAAATACTATGATGAAAGTATAAAGACCTTCCGCGAATTAAGTGATACTTCCCGTACTGCCTCGGCTCTTTTTAACCTTGGGGATGCCTACCTGAAAAATGACAATCCCAATAAAGCTTTCCAGTATTTCCAGGAATCCCAGAAATTATTTAAGAGTATTAATGATACTATGGGCGTTGCCTATAATAAAGGCAGCATAGGCGTGATTTACGCTATTCGGGGAGAAAATGAGAAAGCCGAAGAAAACATCCATCAGGCCGTTGAAACTCTTGAGAAACTGGAATTATTTGATGCCATTTCGGAATATCTTTCTGATATGTCTGATGTTTACGAAAATAAAGGAGATGAGCAAAAAGCAACCGATTTCGCCTTAATGAGCCTCGACATCGCCAAAACCTATGGTTTCAAGGACCAGATAAGCAAGGCTGATCTTCAGCTTTCCAGACTTTATGAAAATGCCGGAGATATTCCGTCTTCTTATCAATTTTATAAAGATCATATTCATTATCGCGATAGTGTAAGCAATGTGGCCATGGTCCAGGAAATGGAGGGCTTAAGAGCCGATTACGAGATCGCACAGAAACAAATGGAAGTGAATCTTCTTAATGAAAAGCAAAAAAGTCAGAAAATTGCTGTTTTAGCAGTTAGTACTGCGGGAGTTTTGATCGCCCTGCTTGCTTTTGGACTTTACCGCAGGAACCGCTTTATCAAAAGGACCAATGTCATTATCGAAGAAGAAAAAAATCGATCCAACAATCTTCTTTTGAATATCCTTCCGGAAGAAACAGCCTCTGAACTTAAGGAAAATGGCCATGTTAGGGCTAAGAAATTTGAAAATGTAAGCATCCTTTTTGCCGATTTTCAGAAATTTACACATTACGCTGAAAAACTCTCTCCGGAAAGACTTATCGAGATCGTGGATTACTATTTTTCCGCCTTCGATGAGATCATGGATAAGCATGGGCTTGAAAAGATCAAAACCATTGGAGACCGCTATATGGCCGTTGCCGGGCTTCACTCTGCTGGCGATGAGGACGCTTACAAATTGGTGCTGGCCTCTTTCGATATGCTTGAATTTGTTGAAAATGCCAAGGAAAATCAGCAATTCCCTGATACCCATTTTGATGTTCGAATTGGCATTAATACTGGACCTGTGGTTGCGGGTGTGGTGGGAACAAAAAAATTCGCCTATGATATCTGGGGTGACGCAGTAAATATTGCTTCCCGTATGGAATCAAGCTCGACAGCCGGTAGAATTAATATTTCAGAGCATACCTACGCGCTGGTAAAAGATCGGTTTATTTGTAAATATCGAGGTGAAATTGAGGTAAAAAATCGTGGTTTCCTCAAAATGTATTACGTGAACGGAATTAAACCCAAACAGGCTTCAACCTCGTAA
- a CDS encoding carbohydrate kinase family protein, with protein sequence MSKTKKAVCFGETLWDIFPDMERIGGAPLNVASRLSSMGIETAMISQVGDDEKGKDLIAYLDSKNINTSAVVTSNEFKTGEVQVKLSASGSATYEITHPSAWDRIEGSEIMTQLVEKSDAFIYGSLVCRDEVSRKTLFELLPRAKNRILDLNLRPPHYSLELLEKLMEYADFIKFNDDELFEIAESMGSPYHSLEQNLFFMAVKYPKRIICVTLGRHGAVLLKDKKLYSNNGYKVKVKDTVGAGDSFLGTLIGRLLLGDEPKPALDMACAVGAIVAAKEGANPEISNELINRFMDPMNTKK encoded by the coding sequence ATGTCAAAAACAAAAAAAGCAGTCTGTTTTGGAGAAACCTTATGGGATATATTTCCCGATATGGAACGCATTGGGGGAGCACCGTTGAATGTAGCCAGTCGCCTAAGTAGCATGGGTATCGAAACAGCCATGATCAGTCAGGTTGGCGATGATGAAAAAGGAAAGGATCTTATAGCTTACCTCGATTCTAAAAATATAAATACTTCGGCAGTAGTAACTTCTAACGAATTCAAAACCGGAGAGGTGCAGGTTAAACTTTCCGCTTCCGGTTCGGCTACTTATGAAATCACACATCCTTCTGCATGGGACAGGATAGAAGGGTCTGAAATTATGACTCAACTTGTTGAAAAAAGCGATGCTTTTATCTACGGAAGTCTGGTGTGCCGTGATGAAGTTAGCCGGAAGACGCTATTTGAACTTCTACCCAGGGCTAAGAACCGTATCCTGGACCTGAACTTAAGACCACCGCATTATTCTCTTGAACTTCTGGAAAAGCTGATGGAATATGCCGATTTTATAAAGTTCAATGATGATGAACTTTTTGAAATTGCCGAAAGCATGGGTTCACCCTATCATTCCCTTGAGCAAAACCTGTTTTTCATGGCGGTTAAATATCCAAAGCGCATCATATGCGTGACACTGGGTAGACATGGCGCGGTACTTCTTAAAGATAAAAAGCTCTATTCCAATAACGGCTATAAGGTAAAAGTAAAAGATACGGTAGGTGCGGGAGACTCTTTTCTGGGCACTTTAATTGGGCGGTTATTGCTGGGAGATGAACCAAAACCGGCCCTGGATATGGCCTGTGCTGTAGGAGCGATCGTGGCCGCGAAAGAAGGAGCGAATCCCGAAATAAGCAATGAACTAATTAACCGGTTTATGGACCCGATGAACACCAAGAAATGA
- a CDS encoding nickel-binding protein produces MPIYMDRHDVSNTVTAENVAQLHHQDLKIQHKFECRGLTYWFDEKRKIAFCLVEAPNEEAIVEMHRQAHGEVPNQIIEVDIAVVESFLGRIEDPESEHREALKIIDEPAFRIIMITGFDDCAFNTGKNKPPNLAQYLKSMGNVFGNFDGRIVKQQQYNFLISFKSVSKAIRCAIEIQKHFSERCKANDCSQLSLKTGICPGIPFSGKESFFKDSVQMAKRLYCISDSKMVVSHEVKMLYSDENPDVPLDRELFLLLDPSDEKFINSLMTYMEENWQNPNLQLSDIESFLGSSKSQVYRKLKSLTGTSPNNFIKNYRLQNAFELIKNQIGNISEVAFQVGFNSPSYFAKCFHKRYGILPSDLLQVIE; encoded by the coding sequence ATGCCAATTTACATGGATCGTCACGATGTTTCCAACACTGTAACTGCAGAAAATGTAGCACAGTTGCATCACCAGGACTTGAAAATACAACATAAGTTTGAGTGTAGAGGATTGACCTATTGGTTTGATGAGAAGCGGAAAATTGCCTTCTGTTTAGTAGAAGCTCCCAATGAGGAGGCAATTGTGGAGATGCACAGGCAGGCTCATGGTGAGGTTCCAAATCAGATTATCGAGGTAGATATTGCCGTTGTCGAATCATTTTTAGGCCGTATAGAAGATCCGGAGAGTGAACACCGGGAAGCATTGAAAATTATTGATGAGCCTGCTTTTCGAATTATCATGATAACCGGATTTGATGACTGCGCTTTTAATACTGGCAAAAATAAACCCCCTAATTTAGCTCAATACCTGAAATCTATGGGCAATGTTTTCGGCAATTTTGATGGCCGAATTGTGAAGCAGCAACAGTATAATTTTCTAATTTCCTTTAAATCGGTATCAAAGGCAATTCGCTGTGCCATAGAAATACAAAAGCATTTTTCTGAACGGTGCAAGGCAAATGATTGCAGTCAATTAAGTTTAAAAACCGGAATTTGTCCGGGAATTCCATTTTCCGGAAAGGAATCTTTTTTTAAAGATTCGGTACAAATGGCAAAAAGGCTGTACTGTATTTCAGATTCAAAGATGGTAGTTTCCCACGAGGTGAAAATGCTTTATTCAGATGAGAATCCCGATGTGCCCTTAGACCGTGAATTATTTTTGTTGCTCGATCCTTCTGACGAAAAGTTCATAAATAGCCTTATGACTTATATGGAAGAAAACTGGCAGAATCCCAATTTACAGCTTAGTGATATTGAGTCTTTTTTGGGAAGTAGCAAATCTCAGGTCTACCGAAAATTGAAATCTTTAACAGGCACATCTCCAAATAATTTTATTAAAAATTACCGTTTACAGAACGCCTTCGAATTAATTAAGAACCAAATTGGGAATATTTCAGAAGTTGCGTTCCAGGTTGGCTTTAATAGTCCATCCTATTTTGCGAAATGTTTCCATAAAAGATATGGGATTTTACCTTCAGACTTATTGCAGGTTATTGAATAA
- a CDS encoding carbonic anhydrase gives MDIKKIFEKNRDWVQQKLDLDENYFRNLSKGQNPDILYIGCSDSRVTAEELMGISPGEAFVHRNIANMVPNTDLSAMSVIEYAVEYLKVEHIVVCGHYYCGGVKAAMESTDMGLLNPWLRNIRDVYRFHKDELKDIEDEDARYKRLVELNVQEQCINVIKTAVVQKADKERVINVHGWVFDIHSGKLIDLKINFRKLLENVMEIYRLQ, from the coding sequence ATGGATATAAAAAAAATCTTTGAAAAAAACCGGGATTGGGTTCAGCAGAAACTGGATCTCGACGAAAATTATTTCAGGAATCTCTCCAAAGGTCAGAATCCTGATATTCTATATATAGGCTGTTCAGACAGCCGGGTAACTGCTGAAGAGTTGATGGGGATCTCTCCGGGAGAGGCTTTTGTGCATAGGAATATCGCTAATATGGTTCCCAATACCGATCTCAGCGCCATGTCTGTCATCGAATATGCCGTGGAATATCTCAAAGTCGAACACATTGTGGTGTGCGGTCATTACTACTGCGGAGGCGTAAAAGCAGCGATGGAAAGTACCGATATGGGGCTTTTAAATCCGTGGTTGAGAAATATCCGCGATGTGTATCGGTTTCATAAAGATGAACTTAAAGACATAGAGGATGAGGATGCACGGTATAAAAGGCTGGTCGAATTAAATGTCCAGGAGCAGTGTATCAATGTGATCAAAACCGCGGTAGTCCAGAAAGCCGATAAGGAGCGGGTGATCAATGTGCACGGCTGGGTTTTCGATATCCATTCAGGAAAACTTATTGATTTGAAGATCAACTTCCGCAAGTTGCTTGAGAATGTCATGGAAATTTATAGGCTTCAGTAG
- a CDS encoding DUF1003 domain-containing protein, with product MKMGFCYITKKEFPEDQLTAYGSIKKQLLELIKKEHPGFSETDFISHQALNSYRKKYLERLIKAENREVSKLEKEVIKAIQNNTLLSENIEPEIEEKLTYGQKVADKIAEFGGSWTFIIIFFSFLLIWMAINIWVLSTRPFDPFPFILLNLILSCLAAIQAPIIMMSQNRQEEKDRSRSEHDYKVNLKAELEIRLLNEKIDHMIVHQNKRLLDIQELQLDYLEELTGKKDPKNPK from the coding sequence ATGAAAATGGGGTTTTGCTATATCACGAAAAAAGAATTTCCCGAAGATCAGCTTACGGCCTATGGTTCTATTAAAAAACAGCTGCTTGAGCTTATCAAAAAGGAACATCCCGGCTTTTCAGAAACCGATTTTATATCCCACCAGGCACTAAATAGCTATCGAAAGAAATATCTAGAAAGGCTTATCAAAGCTGAAAATCGGGAAGTTAGTAAGCTTGAAAAAGAGGTGATAAAAGCCATTCAGAATAATACCCTGCTTTCTGAAAATATAGAACCCGAAATAGAGGAAAAACTCACCTACGGGCAAAAAGTTGCAGATAAGATTGCGGAATTTGGCGGCAGCTGGACCTTTATCATCATATTTTTTAGTTTTCTGCTTATCTGGATGGCGATCAACATCTGGGTTTTAAGTACAAGACCATTTGATCCTTTCCCTTTCATTTTACTTAATCTTATACTTTCCTGTTTAGCAGCCATACAGGCGCCTATCATAATGATGAGCCAGAACCGGCAGGAAGAAAAAGATCGCTCGCGAAGTGAACACGACTATAAGGTGAATCTTAAAGCCGAGCTTGAGATCCGTTTGCTTAATGAAAAGATCGATCATATGATCGTTCATCAAAACAAGCGGCTGCTCGATATCCAGGAACTTCAGCTGGATTACCTCGAAGAACTTACCGGGAAGAAAGACCCTAAAAATCCGAAATAA
- a CDS encoding DUF1697 domain-containing protein, whose translation MKYAAILRGVNVGGHKKIGMKDLRRFMEEAGFKSVQTYIQSGNIIFEDPKSRQDTEISEIIEKLIKEHFNFEVPVIVWNAKELRQAVDENPYTRDYSVERLYLTFLKTEPGNEALEEIENYDFPPDLYMVSGKKVFIYCSGKYSDSKLTNKFFENKLKVPATTRNWKTVQELCEMAN comes from the coding sequence ATGAAATACGCAGCTATTTTAAGAGGGGTCAATGTTGGCGGGCACAAGAAAATTGGAATGAAAGACCTGCGCCGTTTTATGGAAGAAGCCGGATTCAAAAGCGTGCAAACCTATATACAAAGTGGCAATATTATCTTTGAAGATCCTAAATCAAGGCAGGATACTGAAATTTCAGAGATCATCGAGAAGCTCATTAAAGAACATTTTAATTTTGAAGTACCTGTGATCGTATGGAATGCAAAAGAGCTTCGCCAGGCGGTTGATGAAAATCCTTACACCCGCGATTATAGTGTGGAGCGGCTTTATCTCACTTTTTTAAAGACAGAACCCGGCAATGAAGCTCTTGAAGAGATCGAGAATTATGATTTCCCTCCTGACCTTTATATGGTTTCGGGAAAAAAGGTCTTTATTTATTGCTCGGGAAAATACAGCGATTCTAAACTAACCAATAAATTTTTTGAAAATAAGCTGAAGGTCCCTGCCACTACCCGAAACTGGAAAACGGTACAGGAGTTATGCGAGATGGCAAACTAA
- a CDS encoding CBU_0592 family membrane protein has translation MNLTDWIGTLGVFQILLAYILNLTGVLSNKKTVFLLLNLVGAGMACTASVLLQYWPFIILEAAWTLVSLISLVQTKLINREV, from the coding sequence ATGAATTTAACCGACTGGATTGGTACACTTGGAGTTTTTCAGATTCTTCTTGCCTATATTTTAAATCTTACCGGTGTGCTGAGCAATAAAAAAACCGTCTTCCTTCTTCTGAATTTGGTAGGTGCGGGAATGGCCTGCACGGCTTCTGTTTTATTGCAGTACTGGCCATTCATTATTCTGGAAGCTGCTTGGACACTTGTATCTCTTATTTCCCTTGTTCAAACAAAATTAATTAACCGGGAGGTGTAA
- a CDS encoding group I truncated hemoglobin — MKTLFERLGGSEGISKIVDGVVEAHMNNPSINVRFFPYMETPEKLSEIKRHTVEFFSAGSGGPVEYKGRDMPTAHRGMNITHAEYMHAIDDIFQVLDKHQIDQSAKAEVLSILWSLKDMIIAR, encoded by the coding sequence ATGAAAACACTTTTTGAAAGACTTGGCGGAAGCGAAGGGATCTCCAAAATCGTTGACGGGGTAGTTGAAGCGCATATGAATAATCCTTCCATTAATGTTCGTTTTTTCCCTTATATGGAAACACCAGAAAAATTATCTGAGATTAAGCGCCATACTGTTGAATTTTTTAGTGCCGGGAGCGGTGGTCCAGTGGAGTATAAAGGTCGGGATATGCCTACAGCCCACCGTGGAATGAATATTACTCATGCAGAATATATGCATGCCATCGATGATATTTTTCAGGTGCTGGATAAGCATCAAATTGATCAAAGTGCCAAGGCTGAAGTGCTCTCTATTTTATGGTCATTAAAAGATATGATCATTGCCAGGTGA
- a CDS encoding NADP-dependent oxidoreductase, producing MKNTILLQNRPTGTPELSDFKFTSEEVPELRDGQMLLETKYVSVDPYLRGRMNDTKSYVPPFELHKPITSAIVAEVKESKNDKFSKGDYVSGMLAWKREQVSDGKGLHKVDPDQAPLSAYLGILGMTGMTAYFGLTDIGKPKKGETLLVSGAAGAVGSVVGQIGKIMGLRVVGIAGSDEKIEMIKSEFGFDEGINYKTTSDMKKAVGAACPDGVDVYFDNVGGEISDAVLFHINKFARMVICGAISVYNETSLPKGLSVQPFLIKNSALMQGFIVGNYAERFPEAMQKLSGWLKEGKLNYEETIVEGFENIPQAFLDLFSVKNKGKMVVKV from the coding sequence ATGAAAAATACAATTCTTTTACAAAACAGGCCAACAGGAACTCCAGAGCTTTCAGACTTTAAATTTACCAGCGAGGAGGTGCCCGAACTTCGGGACGGCCAAATGCTTCTGGAAACGAAATATGTTTCGGTAGACCCATATTTAAGAGGAAGGATGAACGATACCAAATCTTATGTCCCTCCTTTTGAGCTTCATAAACCAATTACATCTGCAATTGTTGCCGAGGTGAAGGAATCTAAAAATGATAAATTCAGTAAGGGTGATTATGTATCGGGAATGCTGGCATGGAAACGCGAACAGGTTTCCGATGGAAAGGGTTTGCACAAGGTAGATCCCGATCAGGCACCACTTTCAGCTTACCTGGGGATTTTGGGAATGACGGGAATGACAGCCTATTTTGGACTTACCGATATTGGCAAACCCAAAAAGGGAGAGACACTCCTTGTTTCCGGCGCTGCTGGAGCTGTGGGAAGTGTGGTAGGGCAAATTGGTAAGATCATGGGCCTTCGCGTGGTTGGGATTGCCGGAAGTGACGAAAAAATAGAAATGATAAAATCGGAATTCGGTTTTGACGAGGGTATCAATTACAAAACCACCAGCGATATGAAAAAGGCCGTTGGGGCTGCCTGTCCTGATGGTGTGGATGTTTATTTTGACAATGTAGGCGGCGAAATCTCAGATGCCGTTCTGTTCCATATCAATAAATTCGCAAGAATGGTCATTTGCGGAGCAATCTCTGTTTATAACGAAACTTCACTTCCAAAAGGCCTTAGTGTACAGCCTTTCCTTATCAAAAATAGCGCGTTAATGCAGGGTTTTATTGTGGGAAATTATGCCGAAAGGTTTCCGGAAGCCATGCAAAAGCTCAGTGGATGGTTAAAGGAAGGAAAGCTGAATTATGAAGAAACCATCGTGGAAGGATTTGAAAATATTCCGCAGGCTTTTCTCGATCTTTTTTCAGTAAAAAATAAAGGAAAAATGGTAGTGAAGGTTTAG